Proteins from a genomic interval of Paenibacillus sp. 37:
- a CDS encoding ABC transporter substrate-binding protein, producing MTAACGTDAQQEQVSSSPAAGDKQQNETNTGDSEQAASPYLTFQDLNGSTVTLEKKPERIVILNNELTELFYQVGGEAIGIATSAGVAIPAEAADVKQLGLINSINLEEVLQLKPDLVIGQPLFHKDLSDTFADAGIPFAILTVKSIEDIRSNAKLFGQIIGKEQEAEIAITDMDAKLDALTTDLSANKPSYAIITLMMNTASMQKSTSIALDIAETLHMKNIAENLPSGKMPSSVPFSMEKLVELNPDYLFFVVHGMDEDGQRMIETQLESNPAWSSLQAVKSDRLHVLPPSMFVTNPGLKVSESVK from the coding sequence TTGACTGCTGCTTGTGGCACAGACGCGCAGCAGGAGCAGGTTTCATCCAGCCCGGCTGCGGGGGACAAGCAGCAGAATGAGACAAATACAGGGGATTCGGAACAAGCTGCCAGCCCCTATCTCACTTTTCAAGATCTGAATGGTTCCACAGTCACCTTGGAGAAAAAACCTGAACGCATCGTTATTCTGAACAACGAACTAACTGAATTGTTCTATCAGGTTGGCGGCGAAGCCATTGGAATAGCAACATCAGCTGGTGTTGCTATTCCTGCTGAAGCAGCAGATGTGAAGCAACTTGGCCTGATTAACAGCATCAATCTGGAGGAAGTCCTCCAATTAAAACCTGATCTGGTCATCGGTCAACCGCTCTTTCACAAGGATCTGTCCGATACTTTCGCTGATGCTGGCATCCCATTCGCCATTTTGACGGTGAAGTCCATTGAGGACATTCGCAGTAATGCCAAGTTGTTCGGACAGATCATCGGCAAAGAACAGGAGGCTGAAATTGCGATTACAGACATGGATGCGAAACTTGACGCTCTCACAACAGATTTATCAGCGAACAAGCCGTCTTATGCAATCATAACCCTGATGATGAACACTGCGTCTATGCAAAAATCGACCAGTATCGCGCTGGATATTGCGGAGACGCTACACATGAAGAACATTGCTGAAAATCTTCCTTCTGGCAAAATGCCAAGTTCAGTACCCTTCAGTATGGAAAAGCTGGTTGAACTGAACCCAGACTACCTCTTCTTCGTGGTTCATGGGATGGATGAGGATGGGCAACGCATGATCGAAACCCAATTGGAGAGCAATCCAGCCTGGAGTTCGTTGCAAGCGGTGAAATCGGACCGCCTCCATGTTTTGCCGCCTTCCATGTTTGTTACAAATCCCGGCTTGAAAGTGTCAGAATCAGTAAAGTAA
- a CDS encoding ABC transporter ATP-binding protein — protein MTLETKNVHIGYHENEVISALNLQFEAGKIHSILGPNGCGKSTLLKALGKQIQTTDGKILFKNSEINTWSRKAFARELAFLMQVHESNPEVTVRQLVEYGRFPHKRKFERFNQEDHAIVDQAIALTHLVDLAERTVDRLSGGERQRAWIAMTLAQQPAVLLLDEPTSYLDIHHQLEIIELIKRLNIEQGITIILVLHDINQAAMISDQIIVLQAGELYDHGAPQNVITPKMLRDVFKVDAEIDISSDNESISVYNFQLFNE, from the coding sequence ATGACACTGGAGACAAAGAATGTTCATATTGGATATCATGAAAATGAGGTCATTTCGGCTCTAAATCTTCAGTTTGAAGCAGGAAAGATCCACAGTATTCTTGGACCCAATGGCTGTGGTAAAAGTACACTTTTAAAGGCGCTGGGAAAGCAAATTCAGACTACGGATGGAAAGATTTTATTTAAGAATAGCGAAATCAATACATGGAGCAGGAAAGCATTTGCTAGAGAATTAGCTTTTTTAATGCAAGTTCATGAAAGTAATCCCGAGGTTACGGTTAGGCAACTCGTAGAGTATGGCCGTTTCCCTCATAAGAGGAAATTCGAACGATTCAATCAAGAAGATCATGCCATAGTTGATCAAGCCATCGCACTTACTCATTTAGTGGATTTAGCAGAAAGAACAGTAGATCGTTTGTCTGGGGGGGAGCGCCAGCGGGCATGGATTGCAATGACACTGGCTCAACAACCTGCTGTTTTGTTATTAGATGAGCCTACGTCCTATCTAGACATCCACCACCAACTTGAAATCATTGAACTGATTAAACGCTTAAATATCGAACAGGGCATTACAATCATCTTGGTGCTACATGATATTAATCAGGCAGCCATGATCTCTGATCAAATCATTGTGCTTCAAGCTGGAGAACTTTATGACCATGGTGCTCCTCAAAATGTTATTACACCAAAAATGTTACGTGATGTTTTTAAAGTTGATGCTGAAATAGATATTTCTTCTGATAATGAATCGATCTCTGTCTATAACTTTCAACTATTCAACGAATAA
- a CDS encoding FecCD family ABC transporter permease, with product MIENNQLKNRKSWKLFIIGLFMIFAILSVIISLAFGAVSVDVRSILSVLLGNTDSDYYTIIWNIRLPRTLVAVFVGINLALSGALLQGVMRNPMADPHIIGVSSGAGLFGTTMLLVFPAFSHLLVPVAFVGALTSALLIYLLAWDKGVSPMRIILAGVAASAFLNSGVSALYTFYSDRIQGAVSFMVGSLSAKSWGHVETIIPYSIIGLILALLSAQRMNVLLLGDAESRSLGLNTEGYRLWFIAISALLAASAISIVGLLGFVGLIVPHAARILVGNDYRILLPASALLGVTVLCLSDTIGRVAFAPIELPVGIIMGVIGAPFFLYLLRKKRTI from the coding sequence ATGATTGAGAATAATCAGTTAAAAAACAGGAAGAGCTGGAAACTCTTCATTATTGGACTTTTTATGATCTTCGCTATACTTAGCGTCATAATCAGTTTAGCTTTTGGAGCTGTTTCTGTAGATGTACGGTCCATTTTAAGTGTTTTACTTGGCAACACAGATTCGGACTACTACACGATTATATGGAATATTAGACTGCCACGTACACTTGTAGCCGTTTTTGTAGGCATTAATTTAGCTCTTTCCGGTGCATTATTACAAGGGGTTATGCGTAACCCTATGGCTGATCCCCATATTATCGGTGTTTCCTCCGGTGCAGGTTTATTTGGGACAACCATGCTACTGGTCTTCCCTGCCTTCTCACATTTGTTAGTACCTGTTGCATTTGTTGGAGCATTGACATCAGCCTTATTGATCTATTTGCTCGCTTGGGACAAGGGCGTATCTCCTATGAGGATTATTCTTGCTGGAGTTGCAGCTTCTGCTTTTTTAAATTCTGGAGTCTCAGCACTGTATACATTTTATAGTGACCGCATACAAGGAGCGGTTTCCTTTATGGTAGGAAGTCTATCCGCAAAAAGCTGGGGGCATGTGGAGACGATCATTCCTTACAGCATTATTGGATTAATATTGGCATTGTTAAGCGCCCAACGTATGAATGTACTGTTACTCGGCGATGCAGAATCAAGATCACTGGGACTAAACACGGAGGGCTATCGTTTATGGTTTATTGCTATAAGCGCGCTCCTTGCTGCCAGTGCTATAAGTATTGTGGGTCTACTCGGGTTTGTTGGCTTAATTGTTCCTCATGCTGCAAGGATTCTTGTGGGGAATGATTATCGGATATTGCTGCCTGCTTCAGCGCTGCTGGGAGTGACCGTTCTGTGTTTATCGGACACCATTGGCCGTGTTGCCTTCGCACCAATTGAGCTGCCAGTGGGTATTATTATGGGTGTGATAGGCGCTCCATTTTTCTTATATTTGTTACGAAAGAAGAGAACGATATGA
- a CDS encoding ABC transporter substrate-binding protein, translating into MKDRFKFTVFILIMLVIVSGCQNTSQQQESNREEVTINQPSEPYLTFKDFDGETVTLQDKPQNIVILNEQVLYSFYQVGGKAVGVPTPFNIEPPKEAIKVPKVGFMHEVNMEKVLELKPDLVIGQRFDHGKFRETFKEANIPLANLNTQSIEDIKQNTILMGKITGNEPKAEELVNKMNSEINQVIEQIPDEQEMPTYAILTVMGDTAYVEQSSTIAIDIADQLKLRNATVSIDGEAFAGYIPFSMEEMVMINPDYLFILSHTTNDEAKEMIENNFKSNPAWSSLSAISNDQMYFLPKDKFVMAPGVDVAESYKYMADLITPSQTN; encoded by the coding sequence ATGAAGGATCGATTTAAATTTACAGTCTTTATTTTAATCATGCTGGTAATTGTAAGTGGTTGTCAAAATACTTCACAACAACAAGAGAGCAACAGAGAGGAAGTTACTATTAATCAACCATCTGAACCTTATCTAACTTTTAAAGACTTTGACGGGGAAACCGTTACACTCCAGGATAAACCTCAAAATATTGTGATCTTGAATGAGCAAGTTCTTTACTCCTTCTATCAAGTTGGAGGGAAAGCAGTCGGTGTTCCGACTCCCTTTAACATTGAACCGCCTAAAGAAGCGATAAAAGTACCGAAAGTAGGTTTTATGCACGAAGTTAATATGGAAAAGGTATTAGAGTTAAAGCCTGATTTGGTGATTGGCCAGCGCTTTGACCATGGTAAATTCAGAGAAACTTTCAAAGAAGCTAATATCCCTTTAGCAAATCTTAACACCCAATCTATTGAAGACATAAAACAGAATACGATTTTGATGGGGAAAATTACAGGTAATGAACCAAAAGCGGAAGAGCTTGTAAATAAGATGAACTCAGAGATCAATCAAGTTATCGAGCAGATTCCAGATGAACAAGAAATGCCTACTTATGCCATACTAACCGTTATGGGAGACACTGCATATGTTGAACAGAGTTCAACAATAGCAATAGATATTGCAGATCAGTTAAAACTGCGTAATGCAACAGTATCCATAGATGGCGAAGCTTTTGCCGGATATATCCCGTTTAGTATGGAAGAGATGGTGATGATCAATCCGGATTATCTCTTTATTCTTTCCCACACAACGAATGATGAAGCTAAAGAAATGATCGAAAACAATTTCAAATCAAATCCAGCCTGGAGCTCACTTTCAGCCATTTCAAATGATCAAATGTATTTTCTTCCAAAAGATAAATTTGTAATGGCTCCTGGTGTTGATGTTGCCGAATCCTATAAATATATGGCAGACTTGATCACTCCAAGTCAAACGAATTAG
- a CDS encoding winged helix-turn-helix transcriptional regulator — protein MEIEPLENCSTCPVEFAVNAIGGKWKILILYHLLNKDIIRFNELQKSLSTVTHRTLTRQLRELEEGGLVNRVAYAEMPPRVEYSLTDKGHSLTPILLQLQNWGLQHM, from the coding sequence ATGGAGATCGAACCACTGGAAAATTGCAGTACTTGTCCGGTTGAATTTGCAGTCAATGCAATCGGCGGCAAGTGGAAAATTCTGATTTTGTACCATTTATTGAATAAAGATATTATACGGTTTAACGAACTACAAAAATCGCTCTCCACGGTGACACATCGCACACTTACGCGTCAATTGCGTGAGCTTGAAGAAGGTGGGCTAGTGAACCGCGTTGCTTATGCTGAAATGCCTCCTCGTGTCGAATACTCACTAACAGATAAAGGACATAGTCTCACACCGATTTTGTTACAATTGCAAAACTGGGGTCTACAGCATATGTAA
- a CDS encoding SDR family oxidoreductase, producing METILVYGASGVQGGAVARLLTSKGVAVRTITRHDKNVTALKEQGIEAFVGDLSAPETLKDVNSGVSKVFLNMPIEYDTALMKQQITNAVEAARQAHVKLIVVNSNGFLPEQPTDTKTLDVKRELIEYVQQSGIPTILVKPTLYMENFLIPGLINNGMLFYPVPADKPIPWISSEDAAQYHYYALTHPELAGQVLLAPGPEALTGAELGERFTQALGQDITFNFLNYDDFETALSPVMGADQAAGIGGFYRWIGANIDSLNYYDVKDRVVVPDLQLTSLKDWLQQPHVKTIFGS from the coding sequence ATGGAAACGATATTAGTCTATGGAGCGTCAGGGGTACAAGGTGGAGCCGTAGCAAGATTGTTAACCTCCAAAGGGGTAGCTGTTCGCACCATTACACGTCATGACAAAAACGTAACGGCTTTAAAAGAGCAAGGTATAGAGGCATTTGTAGGTGATCTGTCTGCACCAGAAACGTTGAAAGATGTTAACAGCGGTGTTAGTAAAGTCTTCTTGAATATGCCAATTGAGTATGACACAGCATTAATGAAGCAGCAAATTACAAATGCCGTTGAAGCTGCGCGACAAGCGCACGTTAAATTGATCGTTGTGAATTCGAATGGATTTTTACCAGAACAGCCAACCGACACCAAAACGTTGGATGTAAAACGAGAATTGATCGAGTACGTACAACAAAGCGGTATTCCAACTATTTTGGTAAAACCCACACTCTATATGGAAAACTTCTTGATTCCGGGTCTGATCAATAATGGAATGCTCTTCTACCCTGTACCAGCAGATAAACCGATCCCATGGATCAGCTCCGAAGACGCAGCGCAATATCATTATTATGCGCTAACCCATCCTGAGCTGGCAGGACAAGTGCTGTTAGCTCCAGGTCCGGAAGCACTTACTGGTGCAGAACTCGGCGAGCGCTTTACACAAGCGTTGGGACAAGATATAACCTTCAATTTCCTGAACTATGATGATTTTGAAACAGCTCTCTCTCCAGTAATGGGGGCGGACCAAGCAGCTGGTATTGGAGGCTTCTATCGTTGGATTGGAGCTAATATTGATTCCCTGAACTATTATGACGTGAAAGATCGCGTGGTTGTCCCTGATCTCCAACTGACCTCGCTGAAGGATTGGTTGCAACAACCGCATGTAAAAACAATTTTTGGTTCTTAA
- a CDS encoding heavy metal translocating P-type ATPase: MTCAACSTRIEKALTRLNGVRQANVNLTTEEATVAYDPALVDIQSLRNKIDNLGFGTASTSVDLNISGMTCAACSARIEKGLSRLPGVTRVNVNLALESGHVEFVAGTLKGSDLIYKIRQLGFEARIKATEAEALSMREQEIQRKKWKWILSAVLSFPLLWAMVSHFSFTSWIWVPDVFMNPLFQWLLATPIQFYLGSQFYKGAYIALKNRSANMDVLVALGTSSAYLYSLYLTSLTSTGGTSGHNHGGSVPVTEVVNTATQGPVNLYFETSAVLITLILLGKWLEALAKGRSAQSIKSLMQLAPRSARVLRNGEETELLPEYVLVNDLVIVKPGEKIPVDGIVEEGASSVDESMLTGESLPVDKKFGDRVTGATLNKNGRLVIRATQVGADSALSRIIHIVEQAQGSKAPIQRVADSISGIFVPVVVGIAVVTFILSLIFENSEGFSAALERAIAVLVIACPCALGLATPTSIMAGSGRAAEYGILFKGGEHLETAQHIQTVILDKTGTVTHGKPDMTDVMSAPAWSTNELLKRVGIAESSSEHPLAQAIIEGIRDKDIKIMFTPEQFENIPGSGVRARGYNQDILVGTRRLLADAMVQIPTEALAYMSELEGQGKTVMLVAVDNEWAGMVAVADTVKETSAQAVSRLQAMGIEVVLMTGDNVHTARAVASQVGITTVIAGIQPEEKAAEVERLQHMGQIVAMVGDGINDAPALAVSNIGMAIGTGTDVAVEAADVTLMRGDLNSVADAIELSKRTMRNIKQNLFWALAYNVVGIPIAAIGLLAPWLAGAAMAFSSVSVVLNSLRLQKMKL, from the coding sequence ATGACTTGTGCAGCATGCTCAACCAGGATCGAGAAAGCACTAACCCGCTTGAACGGTGTTAGACAGGCGAATGTAAATTTAACTACAGAGGAAGCAACGGTAGCATATGACCCCGCTTTAGTAGATATTCAGTCCCTTCGCAATAAAATAGATAACTTAGGCTTCGGAACTGCTTCGACTTCCGTTGACCTAAATATTTCAGGTATGACTTGTGCAGCCTGCTCAGCACGCATCGAAAAAGGCCTCAGTCGTCTCCCGGGGGTGACGCGTGTGAATGTAAACTTGGCTCTGGAGTCAGGGCATGTAGAATTTGTAGCTGGAACACTGAAAGGTTCCGACCTCATTTATAAAATCAGGCAACTGGGTTTTGAAGCACGTATAAAAGCTACAGAGGCAGAAGCTCTATCCATGAGGGAACAGGAGATTCAACGCAAAAAATGGAAGTGGATCTTGTCAGCCGTCCTGTCTTTTCCCTTATTATGGGCCATGGTGTCACATTTCTCGTTCACATCTTGGATATGGGTTCCTGATGTATTTATGAATCCACTGTTCCAATGGCTGCTTGCAACGCCCATACAGTTCTATTTAGGATCACAATTTTATAAAGGTGCATATATAGCTTTGAAAAATCGAAGTGCCAATATGGATGTGCTCGTCGCACTTGGGACAAGTTCAGCTTACTTGTATAGTTTATATTTAACATCGCTAACTAGTACCGGTGGTACATCTGGTCATAATCATGGAGGAAGCGTCCCGGTGACAGAGGTTGTAAACACGGCCACTCAAGGACCTGTTAATTTGTATTTCGAAACCAGCGCCGTGTTAATTACATTGATATTGCTCGGTAAGTGGCTGGAGGCTCTGGCTAAAGGAAGATCTGCGCAATCTATTAAAAGCTTGATGCAACTGGCTCCGAGAAGTGCTCGGGTTCTCCGAAACGGTGAGGAGACAGAGCTTCTTCCCGAATATGTACTCGTTAATGATCTAGTCATCGTGAAGCCTGGCGAAAAGATTCCTGTGGATGGGATTGTTGAGGAGGGGGCTTCCTCCGTAGACGAGTCGATGTTAACCGGAGAAAGTCTGCCTGTGGATAAGAAGTTTGGCGATCGTGTAACCGGTGCGACCTTGAACAAAAATGGACGTCTTGTTATTCGCGCAACTCAGGTAGGTGCTGATAGTGCGTTATCCCGGATCATCCATATCGTGGAACAAGCACAAGGATCGAAAGCTCCGATCCAACGCGTAGCTGATTCAATTTCAGGGATTTTCGTACCTGTGGTCGTAGGCATAGCTGTGGTAACCTTTATATTGTCATTGATCTTCGAAAACTCAGAAGGATTCAGCGCTGCTCTAGAGAGAGCAATTGCAGTTTTGGTGATTGCCTGCCCATGCGCACTGGGCTTAGCTACACCAACATCCATAATGGCTGGTTCGGGGCGTGCTGCCGAATATGGTATTTTGTTCAAAGGTGGGGAGCATCTGGAGACTGCGCAACACATTCAGACGGTTATTCTCGATAAAACGGGCACTGTTACTCACGGAAAACCAGATATGACCGATGTAATGTCTGCACCGGCTTGGTCAACCAACGAACTGTTGAAGCGGGTTGGGATTGCTGAGTCTAGCTCTGAACATCCTCTCGCCCAAGCGATTATAGAGGGGATCAGAGACAAAGATATAAAAATCATGTTCACGCCAGAACAGTTTGAGAATATTCCGGGATCTGGCGTACGTGCACGTGGTTACAACCAGGATATTCTCGTTGGAACACGCCGACTACTAGCCGATGCTATGGTGCAGATTCCTACAGAAGCATTGGCCTATATGTCTGAATTGGAGGGTCAGGGAAAAACAGTAATGCTCGTGGCAGTAGACAATGAATGGGCTGGAATGGTTGCTGTTGCGGATACCGTAAAGGAAACATCTGCACAAGCGGTTAGCCGGCTTCAAGCGATGGGAATCGAAGTGGTGTTAATGACTGGTGACAACGTACACACAGCTCGTGCTGTTGCAAGCCAAGTCGGGATCACCACAGTCATTGCAGGCATTCAACCGGAGGAAAAAGCTGCTGAAGTAGAGAGATTACAGCACATGGGGCAGATTGTAGCCATGGTAGGTGATGGGATTAACGATGCGCCCGCTTTAGCGGTGTCTAATATCGGCATGGCCATCGGAACAGGCACTGACGTTGCCGTAGAGGCTGCGGATGTTACACTCATGCGCGGAGATCTCAACAGTGTTGCAGATGCTATTGAATTAAGTAAAAGAACGATGCGAAATATTAAACAGAATCTTTTTTGGGCGCTCGCATACAACGTAGTAGGTATTCCTATTGCTGCCATTGGTCTTCTGGCTCCTTGGCTGGCTGGTGCAGCGATGGCATTCAGTAGTGTGTCAGTTGTACTTAATTCATTACGTCTTCAAAAAATGAAACTTTAA
- a CDS encoding response regulator, which produces MTLTTTTRVLVVDDHAHAREAIREILEMDDHFNVIGIVSNGQEAIDFMEKWLPDLILMDIQMPVLDGLEATRRIKLTFPYVKIVMITVSDDMLHLLEALKRGAQGYLLKNLEPSTWLEYLHSIINEEAPLSRDVAYQILKEVNVIEHKEPIVKLTTRELEILYGVAAGWTNKEIAGRCDISEYTVKNHLKNILQKLQLQNRVQLTRYALEQGLVSEAKRHPE; this is translated from the coding sequence ATGACATTAACTACCACAACAAGAGTTTTGGTTGTTGATGATCACGCACATGCAAGGGAAGCTATCCGTGAGATTTTGGAAATGGATGATCACTTTAACGTTATCGGTATCGTCTCTAACGGTCAAGAAGCAATCGACTTCATGGAAAAGTGGCTTCCAGACCTTATTTTAATGGATATTCAAATGCCCGTTTTGGATGGACTGGAGGCAACTCGCAGAATCAAGCTTACGTTTCCTTATGTGAAAATTGTCATGATAACCGTGTCGGACGATATGCTTCATTTGCTGGAAGCTCTAAAACGCGGAGCCCAAGGTTATTTGCTTAAAAATCTGGAGCCCTCGACGTGGCTAGAGTACTTGCATTCAATTATTAACGAGGAAGCTCCCTTGTCAAGGGACGTGGCTTATCAAATTCTAAAGGAAGTCAACGTGATCGAACACAAGGAACCCATTGTTAAACTGACAACCAGGGAGCTGGAGATTTTATACGGAGTGGCAGCTGGATGGACGAATAAAGAGATTGCAGGTAGATGTGATATCTCTGAATACACGGTTAAGAATCATCTGAAAAACATATTACAAAAGTTGCAGTTACAAAATCGCGTTCAACTTACACGTTACGCATTGGAACAGGGGCTTGTATCGGAGGCCAAACGACATCCGGAATAA
- a CDS encoding sensor histidine kinase → MYYKQIKWMILFIPTFTVAIWEYVRHQFLLPYISMDLGNWLTPVLVYVVSITLLTQLFRILEKIQKELEIERSEKAALEAREQLARELHDGIAQSLFLLSVKAEKLEKVRNEKQHEQNILSIRKTIHEVNRYVRQAITNLRLDRDVSQPSTPISSTLVEQVHVMAKDVRAPINIHWELKDQQLDEKEKVELLACIREALINMNKYASATAGSITAIGMSHSWKVTVKDNGKGFDGDPFAKKGKFGLRIMKERCNEMGWIMNMYRENRETIVEIHKGALT, encoded by the coding sequence ATGTACTATAAACAAATCAAATGGATGATTCTTTTCATTCCAACTTTCACTGTAGCCATCTGGGAATATGTCAGACATCAATTTCTTCTGCCTTACATCTCGATGGATCTGGGCAATTGGCTAACGCCGGTTCTAGTGTATGTCGTCAGTATCACACTATTAACCCAACTATTTCGTATCTTAGAAAAAATACAGAAAGAACTGGAAATTGAACGCTCCGAAAAAGCTGCGCTCGAAGCACGAGAACAGCTGGCACGTGAGCTTCACGACGGGATTGCCCAATCCCTTTTCTTGCTGTCAGTCAAAGCCGAAAAATTAGAAAAGGTACGTAATGAGAAGCAGCATGAACAGAACATTCTGTCCATACGCAAAACGATTCATGAAGTGAATCGTTATGTAAGACAAGCGATCACTAATCTTCGTCTCGATCGGGATGTAAGTCAACCCTCCACGCCAATATCATCAACACTTGTGGAACAAGTTCATGTCATGGCCAAGGACGTACGTGCGCCAATCAATATTCATTGGGAATTAAAAGACCAGCAGCTAGATGAAAAAGAAAAGGTTGAACTGCTAGCCTGTATACGAGAAGCGCTCATTAACATGAACAAATATGCTTCTGCTACAGCAGGATCAATTACAGCGATAGGAATGAGCCATAGCTGGAAGGTTACCGTTAAGGATAATGGAAAAGGGTTCGATGGCGATCCGTTTGCCAAAAAAGGAAAATTCGGTCTACGTATTATGAAAGAACGCTGCAATGAGATGGGATGGATCATGAACATGTATCGAGAGAACAGAGAGACGATCGTTGAGATTCACAAGGGGGCTCTAACATGA
- a CDS encoding response regulator transcription factor has product MTNIHKKILLIDHETRIRVLMRRYLEKEGFIVDEASSGGQAIQKCYLNNGNYDLMLLDLSLPDMNGIEICKYMKHNYHEIPIIMLSEYSEEKDRIEGFKAGADDYVSKPFSPREVVLRIQSIVARTQGISMHDFKSTSSNEVLIDEILIQPSARRVLVQDNEVHLTPKEYDLFYFLATHQERAFSRKELLIQVWKSSHKEIYDQRTIDTHIKRLREKLFAQYSKGNEFIQTLWGYGYRFRSPE; this is encoded by the coding sequence GTGACCAATATTCACAAAAAAATTTTATTGATAGACCATGAAACTAGAATTCGAGTGCTGATGAGAAGGTATTTGGAAAAAGAGGGTTTCATTGTAGACGAAGCCTCCAGTGGAGGCCAAGCTATTCAGAAATGTTATTTAAACAATGGAAATTACGATCTGATGTTGCTTGATTTATCGTTGCCCGATATGAATGGGATTGAGATCTGCAAATATATGAAGCACAACTATCATGAGATTCCGATCATCATGTTGTCTGAGTACTCCGAAGAAAAGGATCGAATCGAAGGTTTCAAGGCAGGAGCCGACGATTATGTTTCCAAACCGTTCAGCCCTAGGGAAGTTGTCCTGCGTATCCAAAGCATTGTGGCTCGCACACAAGGAATCAGCATGCATGACTTTAAGAGCACATCAAGCAACGAGGTCCTTATTGATGAGATTCTGATCCAACCTTCCGCTCGGCGTGTTTTGGTACAAGATAATGAAGTACATCTGACGCCAAAAGAATACGATTTATTCTATTTTCTCGCTACACATCAGGAAAGAGCATTTTCCCGAAAAGAATTGCTTATCCAAGTATGGAAGTCATCTCACAAAGAAATTTATGATCAACGTACTATTGATACTCACATCAAACGATTGCGCGAAAAGCTTTTTGCCCAATATTCAAAAGGAAATGAGTTCATTCAGACTTTATGGGGATACGGATATAGGTTCCGCAGTCCGGAGTGA
- a CDS encoding ArsR/SmtB family transcription factor gives MNTLKQFDEPANLLKALSHPIRLCIVRGLMQKKKCNVSYMQECLDLPQSTVSQHLQKLRSAGIVATERNGLEVNYVLADQRVEQIITILFGKEDCES, from the coding sequence ATGAATACTTTAAAACAGTTCGACGAGCCCGCTAATCTGCTGAAAGCTTTATCTCACCCGATTCGTTTATGTATTGTGCGTGGACTGATGCAAAAAAAGAAATGTAATGTTTCATACATGCAGGAATGTCTGGATCTTCCGCAATCAACTGTATCACAGCACTTGCAGAAGCTTCGCAGTGCCGGCATTGTCGCTACTGAGCGGAATGGTCTTGAAGTGAATTATGTGCTTGCAGATCAACGGGTTGAACAGATTATAACGATTTTATTTGGAAAGGAAGACTGTGAATCATGA
- a CDS encoding Lrp/AsnC family transcriptional regulator: protein MELDNIDFQILRILSENARIQWKELGEQIHMTGQAVGNRIKKLEECGVIKAYSVIVDETKIGLTFTAFIIFYMKTANHHSFIRLMDDRREVLEVHRVSGEGCYHLKIKTSSQEQLNRFLDDILEYGNYTLHLSIQEIKNRNSLTTT from the coding sequence ATGGAACTTGATAATATTGATTTTCAGATCCTTCGGATACTATCTGAAAATGCACGTATCCAATGGAAAGAATTAGGTGAACAGATTCATATGACTGGACAAGCTGTAGGAAATCGTATTAAAAAACTTGAGGAGTGTGGTGTTATTAAAGCTTATTCTGTAATAGTTGATGAAACGAAAATCGGACTCACTTTTACAGCTTTTATCATTTTCTATATGAAAACAGCTAACCATCATTCGTTTATAAGATTAATGGACGATCGAAGGGAGGTATTAGAGGTTCACCGCGTATCGGGAGAAGGCTGTTACCATTTAAAAATTAAAACTAGCTCTCAAGAGCAATTGAATCGTTTTCTGGACGATATTCTTGAGTATGGGAATTATACTTTACATCTATCTATACAAGAAATAAAAAACCGGAATTCTTTAACTACTACATGA